From the Vibrio tubiashii ATCC 19109 genome, the window CTTGATGTTGTCACTGACGCCTTCGACCCCAGGAACTAAAGAACACATACCGCGAATGATCATGCGAATGTTGACCCCAGCCCCACTGGCTTCATAGAGTTTATTGACCAAGCCTTTATCGACTAAGTTATTGGCTTTAAGAGTCAACTCTGCCTTTAGGCCTTGCTCTGCATTAGCGATTTCATTGTCTATCAGGCGGTAGAGTTGTTTACGCGAGTTGCGCGGTGAGACGATCAAGTGGTGGAACTTAATTGGTCGGTAAGGATTTTCTATGTAGTTGAATACCCCACGAACCTCGTTGGTGAGCTCAGAGTCCGCTGTGAGCAGAGAAAAGTCGGTATAGATTCGCGCATTTTTTTCGTGAAAATTACCGGTTCCAATGTGCGCGTAACGAACAATCTCATCCTCTTCTCGGCGGCTAATGAGTAGCAGTTTGGAGTGAATCTTCAGCCCCGGAACGCCAAATATGACATGAACGCCAGCTTCGGTGAGTACTTTTGACCACTCGATATTCGCCTCTTCATCAAAGCGTGCTTGCAGCTCAACGACAACAGTCACCGCTTTGCCATTATGAACCGCGTCAATGAGCGAGTTCATAAGGCGTGAGTCTTTGGCGACACGATAGATGTTGATCTTAATGCTCAGCACTTTAGGGTCGAACGAAGCTTGCCGTACCCATTCACTGATATGCTCAAAAGTGTGGTAGGGGTAGTGCAGCAAGATGTCCTGCGCCTTGATGGCATCAAATTTATTGGCGTATCCGTTAAAGTCGGCACATGCCATTGGCGGTAATGGTTTGTTTTCTAAGTAGTCTCTTCCGACATTAGGAAAGTCGATAAAGTCTTTAAAGTTATGGTAGCGTCCACCTGGAATTAAGCTGTCATAATTGGAGACTTTGAGTTTTCTACATAGAAAGTCGAGCATAGCTTGCGGCATTTCTCGCTCGTAGATGAATCTGACCGGCATCGCGGTTAAACGTTGGTTGACCCCTTCAGACATTTGCTCAATTAAGCTGTGTTCGACTTCATAGTTAAGATCATATTCAGCATCGCGTGTCATCTTCATCGCATAGCCGTTGAGTTCGTCATAATCGAAAAATCCACTGAACAACTCATCTAAACAGTAGCGAATAATGTTATCGAGTAAGATGATGGTTTTACGATGCTTGCGCTTTTGCTCTGGCACCATCACAAAACGAGGTAGATGATCGGTCGGGACTTCAATCAATGCATACTGACTTTGCTCACCGCTACGCAAATCAACGGC encodes:
- the ppk1 gene encoding polyphosphate kinase 1, with the translated sequence MSAEKLYIEKELSWLSFNERVLQEAADKSVPLIERIRFLGIFSNNLDEFYKVRFADVKRRILINQERGINDNSKHLLTKMQTKALRLNERFDELYAELIRDMARHRIFLVNETQLNETQQNWVRKYFRKQVLPHITPLMMRDDIDVLQFLKDEYAYIAVDLRSGEQSQYALIEVPTDHLPRFVMVPEQKRKHRKTIILLDNIIRYCLDELFSGFFDYDELNGYAMKMTRDAEYDLNYEVEHSLIEQMSEGVNQRLTAMPVRFIYEREMPQAMLDFLCRKLKVSNYDSLIPGGRYHNFKDFIDFPNVGRDYLENKPLPPMACADFNGYANKFDAIKAQDILLHYPYHTFEHISEWVRQASFDPKVLSIKINIYRVAKDSRLMNSLIDAVHNGKAVTVVVELQARFDEEANIEWSKVLTEAGVHVIFGVPGLKIHSKLLLISRREEDEIVRYAHIGTGNFHEKNARIYTDFSLLTADSELTNEVRGVFNYIENPYRPIKFHHLIVSPRNSRKQLYRLIDNEIANAEQGLKAELTLKANNLVDKGLVNKLYEASGAGVNIRMIIRGMCSLVPGVEGVSDNIKIISIVDRFLEHPRVMITHNNGDPQVYISSADWMTRNIDHRIEVATPIRDERLKQRIIDIINIHFTDTVKARWIDKEMSNSYVARGNRKKVRSQIAIYDYLKNIEKQTKNQKRKEPLIKHDLGHS